The Microbispora sp. ZYX-F-249 region ACTGGGCAACGGCGCGATCTTCGCGCTGCTCGGCCGGGCCGTGCCGGCGCACGCGATCGGCAGCGCGACCGGCGTGGTCGGGGCGGTCGGCGGCCTCGGCGGATTCCTGCCGCCGATCGTCATGGGCCTCATCTACCAGGCCACCGGTTCGTACGCCATCGGGCTCATGCTGCTGGCGGCCGTCGCGGCGGCGGCGCTGGTCTACTGCTGGTTCGTCCTGCGGCCCTCCGGGACCGCCCCCCTGACCCAGGGAGAGGGAATCTGATGTCGAGGATCGACGGGCCGGTCGGCGACGCCCTGCTCGGGCTGGGGCGGCACCTGCGCCGCGGCGAGGTGTCGCCGGACCTGCGCACGCTCCACCAGGTCGGCGGGCGGCAGGGCGACGTGTTCTACCGCGACCGGTGGAGCCACGACAAGGTGGTGCGCTCGACCCACGGCGTGAACTGCACCGGGTCGTGCTCCTGGAAGGTGTACGTCAAGGACGGCATCATCACCTGGGAGGCCCAGCAGACCGACTACCCCAGCGTGGGCGGCGACCGGCCCGAATACGAGCCGCGCGGCTGCCCGCGCGGTGCGGCCTTCTCCTGGTACACCTACTCGCCGACCCGGGTGCGCTACCCGTACGCCCGGGGCGTGCTGGTGGAAATGTACCGCGAGGCCAAGGCGCGGCTGGGCGACCCGGTGGCGGCCTGGGCGGAGATCACGACCGACCCCGTGAAGCGCCGCCGCTATCAGGAGGTCCGGGGGAGGGGCGGGCTCGTCCGCGTCTCCTGGGACGAGGCCGCCGAGATCGTCGCCGCAGCCCACGTGCACACGATCAAGACGTACGGCCCCGACCGGGTCGCGGGCTTCTCGCCGATCCCGGCCATGTCGATGGCCTCCCACGCCGTGGGCGCGCGGTTCGTCTCGCTGCTCGGCGGCACCATGCTGTCGTTCTACGACTGGTACGCGGACCTGCCGGTGGCCTCGCCCCAGGTCTTCGGCGACCAGACCGACGTGCCGGAGTCGGCGGACTGGTGGGACGCCTCCTACCTGATGCTCTGGGGCTCCAACGTCCCGGTCACCCGCACCCCCGACGCGCACTACATGGCCGAGGCCCGCTATCGGGGGCAGAAGGTCGTCGTCATGGCGCCGGACTACAACGACGCCGCCAAGTTCGCCGACGAATGGCTGGCCCCGCATCCCGGCACGGACGGCGCCCTGGCCATGGCGATGGGCCACGTGATCCTTAAGGAGTTCTTCGCCGACCGGGAGACACCCCGCTTCCTCGACTACGTCAAGCGCTACACCGACCTGCCCTTCCTGGTGCGGCTGCGCGAGCACGACGGCGGCGCGTACGTGCCGGACAAGTTCCTCACCTCCGCCGACCTCGGCGAGGAGGGCGAGGAGGCCGCGTTCAAGACCGTGCTGCTCGACGCGCGGGACGGCACACCGGTCGTGCCCGGCGGCTCGCTCGGCTTCCGGTTCTCCGCGGAGGGAGAGGGCCGGTGGAACCTCGACCTCGGCGACGTCGACCCGCTGCTCACCCTGCTCGCGGACGGCGAGGCCGTCCCGGTCTCGCTGCCGCGTTTCGACACCCCCGGCGAGGCGGTGATGCGCCGCGGCGTGCCCGCCCGCCGGGTGAACGGTCACCTGGTCACCACGGTCCTCGACCTGATGCTCGCGCAGTACGGCGTGGCCCGCGACGGGCTGCCGGGGGAGTGGCCGTCCGGGTACGACGACCCGGCGCAGCCGTACACCCCCGCCTGGCAGGAGACGATCACCTCGGTACCGGCGGACGCGGCGGCGCGGATCGCCCGGGAGTTCGCCCGCAACGCCGAGGAGTCCGGCGGCCGATCGATGATCATCCTGGGGGCGGGGACCAACCACTGGTTCCACTCGGACACGATGTACCGCGCGTTCCTCGCGTTGGTCACGTTGACCGGCTGTCAGGGCGTCAACGGCGGCGGCTGGGCGCACTACGTCGGGCAGGAGAAGTGCCGCCCGGTCACCGGCTGGGCGCAGCTGGCCTTCGGCCTCGACTGGTCCCGCCCGCCCCGCCAGATGATCGGCACGGCGTACTGGTACCTCAACACCGGGCAGTGGCGCTACGACGAGCACACCGCCGACGTGGTGGCCTCACCGCTCGGCGGCGGGACGTTCACGGGAAGGACCAGCGCCGATCTGCTCGCCCAGTCCGCCCGGATGGGGTGGATGCCGTCCTATCCCACCTTCGGCCGCAACCCCCTCGACCTTGCCGACGAGGCCGCGCGCGCCGGCCGGGAGGCGGGCCCGTACGTCGTGGAGCAGGTGCGCGCCGGGAAGCTCGGCTTCGCCTGCGAGGACCCCGACGCGCCGGAGAACTGGCCGCGGGTGCTCACCGTGTGGCGGGCCAACCTGCTCGGCTCCTCGGCGAAGGGCAACGAGTTCTTCCTGCGGCATCTGCTCGGCGCCTCCGACGCGGTGCGAGCCGGCGAGAACGGCCCCGACCGCAGACCCGACGATGTGACCTGGCGGGACGAGGCGCCCCGGGGCAAGCTCGACCTGCTGCTGTCGCTCGACTTCCGGATGACCTCGACGACGCTGTTCTCCGACATCGTGCTCCCGGCGGCCACCTGGTACGAGAAGCACGACCTGTCGTCCACCGACATGCACCCGTTCGTGCACGCCTTCACCCCGGCCATCGACCCGCCCTGGCAGACCCGCACCGACTTCGCCGCCTTCCACGCCATCGCACGGTCGTTCAGCGCGCTCGCCCGCGACCATCTCGGCGTGCGCCGGGACGTCGTCGCCGTGCCGCTGCTGCACGACACGCCGGACGAACTGGCGAGCCCGCACGGCCGGGTGCGCGACTGGCGGGAGACCGGCGAGGAGCCGGTGCCCGGCCGCACGTTCCCGAAGATCGTGGTGGTCGAGCGGGACTACGGCGCGATCGCCGACAAGATGGCCGCCCTCGGTCCGCTCGCCGAGCGCCTGGGCGCCACGACCAAGGGCGTGACGTTCGACATCGCGGCCGAGGTGGAACGGCTGGGCAGGGTCAACGGGACCGTACGCGGGGGAGCGGCCGACGGCCGGCCCTCGCTCGCGACCGACGTCGCGATGTGCGAGACGATCCTCGCGCTGTCGGGCACCACCAACGGCCGGCTGGCGGCCCAGGGGTTCGCGGACCTGGCCCGCCGCACCGGTACCGACATGGACGGGCTGGCCGACGAGCACCGGCGCATCACCTTCGCCGACACCCAGGCCCGGCCGGTACCCGTGATCACCTCGCCCGAGTGGTCGGGCAGCGAGACCGGAGGGCGGCGTTACTCGGCCTTCACCATCAACGTCGAGCACCGCAAGCCCTGGCACACCCTCACCGGCCGCCAGCACTTCTACCTCGACCACGACTGGATGCAGGAGGCCGGCGAGGCGCTGCCCGTCTACCGGCCGCCGCTCAACACGGCCGCCCTCGCCTCGGGGCCGGGCGGCGACGACGGCATCGTGGTGCGCTACCTCACCCCGCACTCCAAGTGGTCGATCCACTCGGAGTATCAGGACAACCTGCTGATGCTGACGCTGTCGCGGGGCGGCCCGACGATCTGGATGAGCCCGGCCGACGCGGCGCGGGCCGGGATCGGCGACAACGACTGGGTCGAGGCGGTCAACCGCAACGGCGTGGTGGTCGCGCGGGCCGTCGTCTCGCACCGCATGCCGGCCGGGACCGTGTACATGTACCACGCCCAGGAGCGCGTCGTGGACGTGCCCAAGAGCGAGACCTCCGGCAGGCGCGGCGGCATCCACAACAGCCTCACCCGCCTGCTGATCAAGCCGACCCACCTGATCGGCGGGTACGCACAGCTCAGCTTCGCCTTCAACTATCTCGGGCCGACGGGCCACCAGCGCGACGAGGTCACGGTGATCCGCCGTCGCAGCCAGGAGGTGGACTACTAGATGACACGTGTGATGGCTCAGCTGGCGATGGTGATGAACCTGGACAAGTGCATCGGCTGCCACACCTGTTCGGTCACCTGCAAGCAGGCGTGGACCAACCGGGCGGGCACCGAGTACGTCTGGTTCAACAATGTGGAGACCCGGCCCGGCCAGGGCTACCCCCGCACGTACGAGGACCAGGACAGATGGAAGGGCGGCTGGGAGCTCAACCGGCGCGGCCGGCTCCAGCTCAGGGCCGGCGGACGGCTGAAGAAGCTGCTGACCATCTTCGCCAACCCGCTGATGCCGTCCATCGGCGACTACTACGAGCCCTGGACCTACGACTACGACCGCCTGTTCTCGGCGCCCGTCACCGAGGACACGCCGGTCGCCCGGCCCCGGTCACTCATCACCGGCGAACCGACGAAGATCGAGTGGAGCGCCAACTGGGACGACGACCTCGCGGGCGCACCCGAGCTGGCCCCCGCGGACCCCGTGCTGCGCAAGGTGTCCGACCAGGTGAAGCTCGAGTTCGAGCGGGCCTTCATGTTCTACCTGCCGCGCATCTGCGAGCACTGCCTCAACCCGTCGTGCGTCGCCTCCTGCCCCTCCGGCGCGATGTACAAGCGTTCCGAGGACGGCATCGTGCTGGTGGACCAGGACCGCTGCCGCGGTTGGCGGATGTGCGTCACCGGCTGCCCGTACAAGAAGGTGTACTTCAACCACCGCACCGGCAAGGCCGAGAAGTGCACCTTCTGCTACCCGAGGGTCGAGGTCGGCATCCCGACCGTGTGCTCGGAGACCTGCGTCGGCCGGCTGCGCTACATCGGGCTGGTCCTCTACGACGCCGACCGGGTCGCCGAGGCGGCCTCCACTCCGGACGAGAAGGCGCTGTACGAGGCGCAGAAGAGCGTCATGCTCGACCCCCGCGACCCCGGCGTGGTCGCCGCCGCCCGGGCCTCCGGCATTCCCGAGGACTGGCTGGAGGCGGCGAGGAACTCCCCGATCCACAAGCTGATCTTCGATTTCGGAGTGGCGCTGCCGCTGCATCCCGAATATCGGACCATGCCGATGGTCTGGTACATCCCGCCCCTGTCGCCCGTGGTCGACGTGCTGCGCGAGACCGGCCACGACGGGGAGCGGGCCGGCAACCTGTTCGGCGCGATCGACGCCCTGCGCATCCCGATCGGCTACCTGGCCGAGCTGTTCGCCGCCGGCGACCCCGAGCCCGTACGCGCCGTGCTGCGCCGCCTGGCCGCGATGCGGTCGTACATGCGGGGGATCAACCTCGCGGGGGAGCGGGACGAGTCCATCCCCGCCGCCGTGGGCCTGAAGGGCGACCAGATCGAGGAGATGTACCGCCTGCTGGCCATCGCCCCTTACGGCGAGCGGTACGTCATCCCCAAGGCCCACGCCGAGCAGGGCGCCCAGTTGGAGGAGCTCGCCACCGGGTGCAGTCTCGACTACGACGGCGGCCCCGGCATGGGCGGCCCCTTCGGCGAGGCGTCCGGACCGCCCGCCCCCGTGGCGGTGGAGAACTTCCACGCGCTGAAGGAACGGCAGGCCACCGACGACCTGGACCGGGCGGACGAACTGCGCGGCCGGGTCAACCTGCTCAACTGGGACGGGAAGGGCACCCCGGAGGGGCTGTTCCCGAAGCGGAAGGACGAGTCGTGAGCGACCGCACGGTCCACCTGACGGCCTCGGTGCTGCTGTCCTATCCCGACGAGCGGCTCGTCGAGGCGCTGCCGCTGCTGGACGCCGCCGTGGCCGGGCTGCCGCCGGGCGAGCCCGCCAGGCGGCTGGCCGCCTTTCTCGG contains the following coding sequences:
- a CDS encoding nitrate reductase subunit alpha, with the translated sequence MSRIDGPVGDALLGLGRHLRRGEVSPDLRTLHQVGGRQGDVFYRDRWSHDKVVRSTHGVNCTGSCSWKVYVKDGIITWEAQQTDYPSVGGDRPEYEPRGCPRGAAFSWYTYSPTRVRYPYARGVLVEMYREAKARLGDPVAAWAEITTDPVKRRRYQEVRGRGGLVRVSWDEAAEIVAAAHVHTIKTYGPDRVAGFSPIPAMSMASHAVGARFVSLLGGTMLSFYDWYADLPVASPQVFGDQTDVPESADWWDASYLMLWGSNVPVTRTPDAHYMAEARYRGQKVVVMAPDYNDAAKFADEWLAPHPGTDGALAMAMGHVILKEFFADRETPRFLDYVKRYTDLPFLVRLREHDGGAYVPDKFLTSADLGEEGEEAAFKTVLLDARDGTPVVPGGSLGFRFSAEGEGRWNLDLGDVDPLLTLLADGEAVPVSLPRFDTPGEAVMRRGVPARRVNGHLVTTVLDLMLAQYGVARDGLPGEWPSGYDDPAQPYTPAWQETITSVPADAAARIAREFARNAEESGGRSMIILGAGTNHWFHSDTMYRAFLALVTLTGCQGVNGGGWAHYVGQEKCRPVTGWAQLAFGLDWSRPPRQMIGTAYWYLNTGQWRYDEHTADVVASPLGGGTFTGRTSADLLAQSARMGWMPSYPTFGRNPLDLADEAARAGREAGPYVVEQVRAGKLGFACEDPDAPENWPRVLTVWRANLLGSSAKGNEFFLRHLLGASDAVRAGENGPDRRPDDVTWRDEAPRGKLDLLLSLDFRMTSTTLFSDIVLPAATWYEKHDLSSTDMHPFVHAFTPAIDPPWQTRTDFAAFHAIARSFSALARDHLGVRRDVVAVPLLHDTPDELASPHGRVRDWRETGEEPVPGRTFPKIVVVERDYGAIADKMAALGPLAERLGATTKGVTFDIAAEVERLGRVNGTVRGGAADGRPSLATDVAMCETILALSGTTNGRLAAQGFADLARRTGTDMDGLADEHRRITFADTQARPVPVITSPEWSGSETGGRRYSAFTINVEHRKPWHTLTGRQHFYLDHDWMQEAGEALPVYRPPLNTAALASGPGGDDGIVVRYLTPHSKWSIHSEYQDNLLMLTLSRGGPTIWMSPADAARAGIGDNDWVEAVNRNGVVVARAVVSHRMPAGTVYMYHAQERVVDVPKSETSGRRGGIHNSLTRLLIKPTHLIGGYAQLSFAFNYLGPTGHQRDEVTVIRRRSQEVDY
- the narH gene encoding nitrate reductase subunit beta; the protein is MTRVMAQLAMVMNLDKCIGCHTCSVTCKQAWTNRAGTEYVWFNNVETRPGQGYPRTYEDQDRWKGGWELNRRGRLQLRAGGRLKKLLTIFANPLMPSIGDYYEPWTYDYDRLFSAPVTEDTPVARPRSLITGEPTKIEWSANWDDDLAGAPELAPADPVLRKVSDQVKLEFERAFMFYLPRICEHCLNPSCVASCPSGAMYKRSEDGIVLVDQDRCRGWRMCVTGCPYKKVYFNHRTGKAEKCTFCYPRVEVGIPTVCSETCVGRLRYIGLVLYDADRVAEAASTPDEKALYEAQKSVMLDPRDPGVVAAARASGIPEDWLEAARNSPIHKLIFDFGVALPLHPEYRTMPMVWYIPPLSPVVDVLRETGHDGERAGNLFGAIDALRIPIGYLAELFAAGDPEPVRAVLRRLAAMRSYMRGINLAGERDESIPAAVGLKGDQIEEMYRLLAIAPYGERYVIPKAHAEQGAQLEELATGCSLDYDGGPGMGGPFGEASGPPAPVAVENFHALKERQATDDLDRADELRGRVNLLNWDGKGTPEGLFPKRKDES